The Geodermatophilaceae bacterium NBWT11 genome has a segment encoding these proteins:
- a CDS encoding extracellular solute-binding protein, with product MPRTTRALGTLGAVLLLTTMAACGGDSGTPNASADEATLTFVGYGGDGQDAMIANWQEPYTEANPGITFVNTSPPDFAQVQAQVEADAVTWDVIAAAPAAAQQNCGTLFEEIEYTGVSEDDLVEGAVGDCYVGNFVLSTPFAYRTDSFPDPATAPTSVEDFFDTEAFPGQRGLVTNVQNGILEYPLLADGVAPVDLYPLDVDRALERLDTIRDVTTFAPNVGALQQAVGSGQVDMFFLPDSRLVPLLDQGVDITIVWDTTVTSLNALAIPKGTPNLAAAQAFASSVTSPEPAAGIARDLGVSPVNTSAPLDLSPNAELVQYNGPANTGETVSQDLDWYGENYNDAVQRLTIWLAG from the coding sequence GTGCCACGAACAACCCGTGCGCTCGGGACCCTCGGTGCGGTCCTGCTCCTGACCACGATGGCGGCCTGCGGAGGTGACAGCGGCACCCCGAACGCCTCGGCGGACGAGGCGACGCTGACCTTCGTCGGCTACGGCGGCGACGGTCAGGACGCGATGATCGCCAACTGGCAGGAGCCCTACACCGAGGCCAACCCCGGCATCACGTTCGTCAACACCTCACCGCCGGACTTCGCCCAGGTGCAGGCCCAGGTCGAGGCCGATGCCGTGACGTGGGACGTCATCGCGGCCGCACCAGCTGCCGCGCAGCAGAACTGCGGCACCCTCTTCGAGGAGATCGAGTACACCGGGGTGAGCGAGGACGACCTGGTCGAGGGGGCGGTCGGTGACTGCTACGTCGGGAACTTCGTGCTGTCCACTCCCTTCGCCTACCGCACGGACTCCTTCCCGGACCCGGCGACGGCACCGACCTCGGTCGAGGACTTCTTCGACACCGAGGCCTTCCCCGGTCAGCGCGGGCTGGTCACCAACGTCCAGAACGGCATCCTGGAGTACCCGCTGCTCGCCGACGGTGTCGCACCCGTCGACCTGTACCCCCTCGACGTGGACCGTGCACTGGAGCGGCTGGACACCATCCGGGACGTCACGACGTTCGCTCCCAACGTCGGTGCGTTGCAGCAGGCAGTCGGCAGTGGCCAGGTCGACATGTTCTTCCTGCCCGACTCCCGCCTCGTCCCGCTGCTGGACCAGGGGGTGGACATCACCATCGTGTGGGACACGACCGTGACGTCGCTGAACGCTCTCGCCATCCCCAAGGGGACACCCAACCTCGCCGCCGCCCAGGCCTTCGCCTCCTCGGTCACCAGCCCCGAGCCTGCCGCCGGCATCGCCCGGGACCTGGGTGTCAGCCCGGTCAACACCTCGGCCCCGCTGGACCTGTCACCCAACGCCGAGCTCGTCCAGTACAACGGTCCGGCCAACACCGGCGAGACGGTCTCGCAGGACCTCGACTGGTACGGCGAGAACTACAACGACGCCGTGCAACGCCTGACCATCTGGCTGGCCGGCTGA
- a CDS encoding ABC transporter ATP-binding protein produces the protein MTTTSSHVAPPTATRSGTQIQLTEVTKDYGQAAPAVDAVSLTIEPGEFMTLLGPSGSGKTTTLNLIAGFESLTSGHVSLDDRDVSDLPPHKRDLGMLFQNYALFPHMTVAQNVAYPLRERRVPKAEIARRVAAVLELVQLTGRDDAVPTQLSGGQQQRVALARAIVFDPKALLLDEPLGALDRNLRGALQAEIQRIHREVGSTFVFVTHDQEEAMSLSDRIALFNAGRIEQVGTPQELYAAPETLFTARFLGDSTFFPLRGMDERSLGWGRSTWSLAPGSVAARARTAPTTALVVRPEDVRVVPNEADVPAGANHVAATLTDVQYLGSYRTAVLSVPGGDEPAVVGRARVDAMESELSVGQSVVAWWPVARQRVVAG, from the coding sequence GTGACCACCACGTCCAGCCACGTCGCCCCGCCCACCGCCACCCGGTCGGGCACCCAGATCCAGCTCACCGAGGTGACCAAGGACTACGGCCAGGCAGCCCCCGCGGTCGACGCGGTCTCCCTGACCATCGAGCCCGGGGAGTTCATGACGCTGCTGGGGCCCAGCGGGTCGGGCAAGACGACCACGCTCAACCTCATCGCCGGCTTCGAGTCCCTGACGTCGGGGCACGTCTCCCTCGACGACCGCGACGTCAGCGACCTGCCCCCACACAAGCGGGACCTGGGGATGCTCTTCCAGAACTACGCGCTCTTCCCGCACATGACGGTTGCCCAGAACGTGGCCTACCCCCTCCGGGAACGACGTGTACCCAAGGCCGAGATCGCCCGTCGCGTGGCGGCGGTCCTCGAGCTGGTGCAGCTGACCGGGCGGGACGACGCCGTCCCCACGCAGTTGTCCGGGGGGCAGCAGCAGCGCGTCGCCCTCGCGCGGGCCATCGTCTTCGACCCCAAGGCGCTGCTGCTCGACGAGCCACTGGGAGCCCTGGACCGCAATCTGCGCGGCGCCCTGCAGGCCGAGATCCAACGCATCCACCGCGAGGTGGGCTCGACGTTCGTCTTCGTCACCCACGACCAGGAAGAGGCGATGAGCCTCTCGGACCGGATCGCGTTGTTCAACGCCGGGCGCATCGAGCAGGTCGGGACCCCGCAGGAGCTCTACGCGGCCCCCGAGACCCTCTTCACCGCTCGCTTCCTCGGCGACTCGACGTTCTTCCCGCTCCGCGGGATGGACGAGCGGTCCCTCGGGTGGGGTCGTTCGACGTGGTCCCTGGCCCCGGGGTCGGTCGCCGCCCGAGCCCGGACGGCGCCCACCACCGCACTGGTGGTGCGACCCGAGGACGTCCGCGTCGTGCCCAACGAGGCCGACGTCCCGGCCGGCGCCAACCACGTCGCCGCGACCCTGACCGACGTCCAGTACCTGGGCTCCTACCGCACGGCCGTGCTGTCCGTGCCCGGCGGCGACGAGCCCGCCGTCGTCGGCCGGGCCCGGGTCGACGCCATGGAGTCCGAACTGTCCGTGGGCCAGTCCGTGGTGGCCTGGTGGCCCGTCGCCAGGCAGCGCGTCGTGGCCGGCTGA
- a CDS encoding ABC transporter permease, protein MTATTERPTVGTHGPAPRRAQTPRVRRVGRRPGLDAVPWWLRLLAAAVALFFVLPTLFVIPMSFSSSTTFSFPPQGFSLDLYRNFFTDPVWLTSLRNSVFVATAAAVLATVVGTAAAVGLHALTGRVAGLARTVLMISIVTPGIVVAVAVYVSFLRWHLVGSFWGYTLAHAAIGVPFVVVSVTSALGGFDAKLLRAAASLGASPWRAFRSVTLPLISRGVVTGAVFAFVTSFDEVVIALFLRSPTFQTLPVQMFNSVTFEVDPTIAASSSLVVTVVTVICLVPLLLGRTRPSRQEKP, encoded by the coding sequence ATGACCGCGACCACCGAGCGTCCCACCGTCGGGACGCACGGGCCTGCCCCGCGCCGGGCCCAGACCCCCCGGGTGCGACGGGTCGGGCGACGCCCGGGCCTGGACGCCGTGCCGTGGTGGCTGCGGCTGCTGGCCGCCGCGGTCGCGCTGTTCTTCGTCCTGCCGACGCTCTTCGTCATCCCGATGAGCTTCAGCTCCTCGACGACCTTCTCCTTCCCGCCGCAGGGCTTCTCCCTGGACCTCTACCGGAACTTCTTCACCGACCCGGTCTGGCTGACGTCCCTGCGCAACTCGGTGTTCGTCGCCACGGCCGCGGCCGTGCTCGCCACGGTGGTCGGCACCGCCGCCGCCGTCGGTCTGCACGCGCTCACCGGCCGGGTCGCGGGCCTCGCCCGCACGGTGCTGATGATCTCCATCGTCACCCCCGGCATCGTCGTCGCCGTAGCGGTCTACGTGTCCTTCCTGCGCTGGCACCTCGTCGGCAGCTTCTGGGGGTACACGCTGGCGCACGCCGCGATCGGCGTCCCGTTCGTCGTCGTCTCGGTGACCAGCGCACTCGGGGGCTTCGACGCCAAGCTGCTGCGCGCAGCAGCCTCCCTGGGGGCCTCCCCGTGGCGGGCGTTCCGGAGCGTGACGCTCCCGCTCATCAGCCGCGGCGTCGTCACCGGGGCGGTGTTCGCCTTCGTGACCTCCTTCGACGAGGTCGTCATCGCCCTCTTCCTGCGCTCCCCCACGTTCCAGACGCTCCCCGTCCAGATGTTCAACAGCGTCACCTTCGAGGTCGACCCGACCATCGCGGCGTCCTCGAGCCTCGTGGTCACCGTCGTCACCGTCATCTGCCTGGTCCCGCTGCTGCTGGGCCGCACACGTCCCTCCCGTCAGGAGAAACCGTGA
- a CDS encoding ABC transporter permease translates to MLLLPALALVVAVLVLPLGQSLLRSIGAPATLTGEHYTELFTDGVTLRVLWRTVQTAVLVTVIAFALGYPYAYVMTRVGPRMRALLLVVVLVPFWTSVMARNFAWILILQRGGPVDSFFGLFGLDVVLYGKQAGVVIAMSQVLLPFMVLPLFSALSGIDRRLLLAAQSLGSRPLVAFWKVYWPLSRGGVTAGLILVFTLSLGFYVTPALLGTPQESLVAQLLAARTTQLLDFEGAGALGMVVLVATLGLVAWANRLGGTVSAIGVVATSTPEGKR, encoded by the coding sequence TTGCTCCTGCTGCCGGCGCTGGCGCTGGTCGTCGCCGTGCTGGTGCTGCCGCTCGGCCAGAGCCTGCTCCGCAGCATCGGCGCCCCGGCCACCTTGACCGGGGAGCACTACACCGAGCTGTTCACCGACGGGGTGACCCTCCGGGTCCTCTGGCGCACCGTGCAGACGGCGGTGCTGGTCACCGTCATCGCGTTCGCGCTGGGCTACCCCTACGCCTACGTGATGACCCGCGTCGGGCCCCGCATGCGGGCACTCCTGCTGGTCGTCGTCCTCGTGCCGTTCTGGACCTCGGTGATGGCCCGCAACTTCGCCTGGATCCTCATCCTCCAGCGCGGGGGGCCCGTCGACTCCTTCTTCGGCCTCTTCGGCCTGGACGTCGTGCTCTACGGCAAGCAGGCCGGCGTGGTCATCGCCATGAGCCAGGTGCTCCTGCCGTTCATGGTGCTCCCGCTGTTCAGCGCCTTGAGCGGCATCGACCGTCGGCTGCTGCTGGCAGCACAGAGCCTGGGATCGCGTCCTCTCGTCGCGTTCTGGAAGGTCTACTGGCCGCTGTCCCGAGGCGGTGTGACCGCCGGACTCATCCTCGTCTTCACCCTCAGCCTCGGCTTCTACGTCACCCCGGCGCTGCTGGGCACACCACAGGAGTCCCTGGTGGCCCAGCTGCTGGCCGCCCGCACCACCCAGCTCCTGGACTTCGAGGGCGCCGGCGCCCTCGGCATGGTCGTCCTCGTGGCCACCCTCGGACTCGTCGCCTGGGCCAACCGGCTCGGCGGGACCGTGTCGGCCATCGGGGTCGTCGCCACCAGCACCCCGGAGGGCAAGCGATGA
- a CDS encoding helix-turn-helix domain-containing protein, with translation MHDEQTAASLRDVDRTDVTRGGTVETLRHPAGGPSRGPGHAAAANTSESEGGLIQAIDRAANILALLDQDTGTLSAPLVAERLGLNRTTAHRYLQSLRRSGFLSATGGPGPLLDQLSALTSVRQQILTTAPAIMRQLSDTTGLTTVLSFLGRTGAVVTLVEEPLQGTILITVRIGTVLEVRAAQTRALLAFQSDPTAVTRAHARLTDAEAAVERQVLHEVRQQRVAWADLGRAGLASVAVPVLATYDVQAAMALIGTTTMVDRASGATNQVRALRGAAATLSSTVSG, from the coding sequence TTGCATGATGAACAAACTGCTGCTTCACTCCGTGACGTGGACCGCACCGACGTCACGAGAGGAGGCACCGTGGAGACGCTGCGTCACCCGGCAGGCGGACCGTCGCGGGGTCCTGGTCACGCCGCGGCCGCGAACACGAGCGAGTCCGAGGGCGGGCTGATCCAGGCGATCGACCGGGCCGCGAACATCCTGGCGCTGCTGGACCAGGACACCGGCACCCTCAGCGCGCCCCTCGTCGCGGAGCGGCTGGGACTCAACAGGACGACGGCGCACCGTTACCTGCAGTCCCTGCGGCGCTCGGGCTTCCTCAGTGCGACCGGTGGACCCGGGCCGCTGCTCGACCAGCTGTCCGCGCTCACCTCGGTCCGCCAGCAGATCCTCACCACGGCGCCGGCGATCATGCGTCAGTTGTCGGACACGACCGGTCTGACCACGGTGCTGAGCTTCCTGGGACGCACGGGGGCCGTCGTCACCCTCGTCGAGGAGCCACTGCAGGGCACCATCCTCATCACCGTCCGCATCGGCACGGTGCTCGAGGTGCGGGCCGCCCAGACCCGGGCCCTGCTGGCCTTCCAGTCCGACCCCACGGCCGTCACCCGCGCGCACGCCCGCCTCACCGACGCCGAGGCCGCGGTCGAGCGACAGGTGCTCCACGAGGTCCGCCAGCAGCGCGTCGCCTGGGCCGACCTGGGCAGGGCCGGCCTGGCCTCCGTCGCCGTCCCCGTGCTGGCCACCTACGACGTCCAGGCTGCGATGGCGCTGATCGGCACCACCACGATGGTCGACCGGGCATCCGGGGCGACCAACCAGGTGCGCGCCCTGCGCGGCGCCGCCGCCACGCTCAGCTCGACCGTGTCGGGCTGA
- a CDS encoding 3-keto-5-aminohexanoate cleavage protein — protein sequence MKRAEKVVITTAVTGSVNVPSQSPHLPLSADQVVASALEAIEAGSAVVHLHARHPDGRPAFEAEVFEQIVPRITEATDVVVNITTGGSSAMTMEERLAGALRFEPELASMNMGSMNFVYSGIADKVTAWQHDWEEPYVRNTWSHPFINTFDRIEHTLRVLGDRGTKFEFECYDIGHLYSLAHFVDKGLAEPPFLVQGVFGILGGIGADHENLAHMVRIADKLFGDDYAFSAFAAGRSQFEFGTHSAWLGGHVRVGLEDSLWIGKGRLAESNAQQVTKIRAVLEDMGKQIATPDDARAQLGLRGRTTPTTDRSARA from the coding sequence GTGAAGCGGGCGGAGAAGGTCGTCATCACGACCGCGGTGACCGGCTCGGTCAACGTGCCCTCGCAGAGCCCGCACCTGCCGCTCTCGGCCGATCAGGTGGTCGCCTCCGCGCTGGAGGCGATCGAGGCGGGGTCGGCCGTGGTGCACCTGCACGCCCGGCACCCCGACGGCCGGCCGGCGTTCGAGGCCGAGGTCTTCGAGCAGATCGTCCCGCGCATCACCGAGGCCACCGACGTCGTCGTCAACATCACCACCGGCGGTTCCTCGGCGATGACCATGGAGGAGCGGCTGGCCGGCGCACTGCGCTTCGAGCCCGAGCTCGCCTCGATGAACATGGGCTCGATGAACTTCGTGTACTCGGGGATCGCGGACAAGGTCACCGCGTGGCAGCACGACTGGGAAGAGCCCTACGTGCGCAACACCTGGTCGCACCCCTTCATCAACACCTTCGACCGGATCGAGCACACCCTGCGCGTGCTCGGGGACCGCGGGACCAAGTTCGAGTTCGAGTGCTACGACATCGGCCACCTCTACTCCTTGGCGCACTTCGTGGACAAGGGCCTGGCTGAGCCGCCGTTCCTGGTCCAGGGCGTGTTCGGGATCCTCGGCGGCATCGGGGCCGACCACGAGAACCTCGCGCACATGGTCCGCATCGCCGACAAGCTCTTCGGCGACGACTACGCCTTCTCCGCCTTCGCCGCCGGCCGCAGCCAGTTCGAGTTCGGCACCCACAGCGCCTGGCTCGGCGGGCACGTCCGGGTCGGCCTGGAGGACAGCCTCTGGATCGGCAAGGGCCGCCTCGCCGAGAGCAACGCCCAGCAGGTCACCAAGATCCGCGCCGTCCTCGAGGACATGGGCAAGCAGATCGCCACCCCCGACGACGCCCGCGCCCAGCTCGGGCTGCGCGGTCGGACCACCCCCACCACCGACAGGAGCGCCCGCGCATGA
- a CDS encoding 2,4-dihydroxyhept-2-ene-1,7-dioic acid aldolase, which translates to MSPRRSLLRAALADTSRPALGTWLKIASTELLELVAIAGFDFVVLDLEHSPMDLESASGLIGVARHAGLPAVVRVPDLHPGLVQRVLDAGAEGVMVPHVDTVEQAQAAAAAVRFPPRGTRGVGATSRVGDWGALPLEEYLRYGQEEVVLIAQVESADAARQAAAIGGVDGVDALLVGAADLAVSQGAAVSDFVVQDLIAEAVRGARAAGVPVGNAGGATAEAVRAALETGFGFTMLSNDASLFGAAATAAVQAARSVPLPTLDPHPTAGRTS; encoded by the coding sequence GTGAGCCCCCGGCGCAGCCTGCTGCGTGCGGCCCTCGCCGACACGTCCCGGCCGGCTCTGGGCACCTGGCTGAAGATCGCCTCGACCGAGCTGCTGGAGCTCGTCGCGATCGCCGGGTTCGACTTCGTCGTCCTGGACCTGGAGCACTCCCCGATGGACCTGGAGTCCGCGTCCGGGCTCATCGGCGTCGCCCGGCACGCGGGACTGCCCGCGGTGGTCCGGGTGCCCGACCTGCACCCCGGTCTCGTCCAGCGGGTCCTCGACGCCGGCGCCGAGGGCGTGATGGTGCCGCACGTGGACACCGTCGAGCAGGCGCAGGCTGCGGCCGCCGCGGTGCGCTTCCCGCCACGAGGCACCCGCGGCGTCGGCGCCACCAGCCGCGTGGGGGACTGGGGGGCGCTGCCACTGGAGGAGTACCTCCGCTACGGACAGGAGGAGGTCGTGCTCATCGCCCAGGTCGAGAGCGCCGACGCCGCCCGGCAGGCCGCCGCGATCGGCGGGGTGGACGGCGTCGACGCCCTCCTCGTCGGGGCCGCCGACCTCGCAGTCAGCCAGGGCGCCGCCGTCTCCGATTTCGTCGTCCAGGACCTCATCGCCGAGGCGGTCCGCGGCGCCCGGGCTGCCGGGGTGCCGGTCGGCAACGCCGGCGGGGCCACCGCCGAGGCCGTTCGGGCCGCTCTGGAGACCGGGTTCGGGTTCACGATGCTCAGCAACGACGCGAGCCTGTTCGGTGCCGCGGCCACGGCCGCGGTGCAGGCCGCCCGGAGCGTGCCGCTCCCCACGCTCGACCCCCACCCCACAGCAGGAAGGACGTCATGA
- a CDS encoding SDR family oxidoreductase, with protein sequence MTHPTPHRPLEGRVVLVVGASSGIGADAARLLAEDGARLMLVARSAGPLAAITDELTAAGHDVASSTGDVSRAWDVARFVDATVERFGRLDGALNNAAATQAGRLDQVSEADFDQLMAVNVKGTWLCLREEARVMVAQGQGSIVNVSSIGGLRGSSGMGAYQASKHAVIGLTKTAAHDLGPLGVRVNAVAPGPTESPMLDATRRAIPGGVEARVAATPLRKTGTGRDVAAAVSFLLGDRAGHLSGVVLPVDGGFLA encoded by the coding sequence ATGACCCACCCCACGCCACACCGCCCCCTGGAGGGGCGGGTGGTCCTCGTCGTCGGCGCCAGCAGCGGCATCGGCGCCGACGCCGCTCGACTGCTCGCCGAGGACGGCGCCCGCCTCATGCTCGTCGCCCGTTCCGCCGGCCCCCTGGCCGCGATCACCGACGAGCTCACTGCCGCCGGCCACGACGTCGCCTCCAGCACCGGCGACGTCTCCCGGGCCTGGGACGTCGCCCGGTTCGTCGACGCGACCGTCGAGCGGTTCGGGCGGCTGGACGGCGCGCTGAACAACGCCGCGGCGACCCAGGCCGGCCGGCTGGACCAGGTCTCCGAGGCCGACTTCGACCAGCTGATGGCCGTCAACGTCAAGGGCACCTGGCTGTGCCTGCGCGAGGAGGCCAGGGTCATGGTCGCCCAGGGGCAGGGCTCCATCGTCAACGTCAGCAGCATCGGCGGACTGCGCGGCAGCTCCGGCATGGGCGCCTACCAGGCCTCCAAGCACGCCGTGATCGGCTTGACCAAGACCGCCGCGCACGACCTGGGACCGCTCGGCGTCCGGGTCAACGCCGTCGCCCCCGGCCCCACCGAGTCCCCGATGCTGGACGCCACCCGGCGGGCGATCCCCGGCGGCGTCGAGGCCCGCGTCGCAGCGACGCCGCTGCGCAAGACCGGGACCGGTCGGGACGTCGCGGCCGCGGTGTCCTTCCTGCTCGGCGACCGGGCGGGGCACCTGTCCGGCGTCGTCCTCCCCGTGGACGGTGGGTTCCTTGCCTGA
- a CDS encoding iron-containing alcohol dehydrogenase: MHVGYGARHQLPEVLALHGRRVLAVVDPFLLGTPVLTETVDRLTAVGLEVHVHADVTPELPVDSLVAGAEVARGFGADVVLAIGGGSALDAAKVLALLCTHEGPLSRYYGENQVPGPVLPVVAVPTTAGTGSEVTPVAVVSDPDRELKVGISSPFLVPVAAVVDPELTLGAPAPVTAFSGIDALVHAVESYTARSLEVDWTSPLPVFTGRNALAEPLSLQAAAHLGPWLPVAVAQPGNRVAREEVARGALLAGVAFGSTGTHLCHALQYPIGAMTKTPHGLGTGLLLPYVMDAVRPVAADRLAALGAALEGIAPAESSAERTRARVAEMNVAIGVPADLAAIGITRDQLPRIVELGLRSARLLAIAPVDPTPELLLDVLEHAYAGSAS; this comes from the coding sequence GTGCACGTCGGGTACGGCGCCCGCCACCAGCTGCCCGAGGTCCTCGCCCTGCACGGCCGCCGGGTGCTCGCGGTCGTCGACCCCTTCCTGCTGGGCACACCGGTGCTCACCGAGACGGTGGACCGGTTGACCGCGGTCGGCCTCGAGGTGCACGTGCACGCCGACGTCACCCCGGAGCTGCCCGTCGACAGCCTGGTCGCCGGGGCCGAGGTGGCCCGCGGGTTCGGCGCAGACGTGGTGCTGGCCATCGGCGGCGGCAGCGCACTGGACGCGGCGAAGGTCCTCGCCCTGCTGTGCACCCACGAGGGCCCACTGAGCCGGTACTACGGCGAGAACCAGGTGCCCGGTCCGGTGCTGCCGGTCGTCGCGGTCCCCACCACCGCGGGGACCGGTTCCGAGGTCACCCCCGTCGCCGTCGTCTCCGACCCCGACCGGGAGCTCAAGGTCGGGATCTCCAGCCCGTTCCTGGTGCCCGTCGCCGCCGTCGTCGATCCCGAGCTGACCCTCGGCGCCCCCGCCCCGGTGACCGCGTTCTCCGGGATCGACGCCCTGGTGCACGCCGTCGAGTCCTACACGGCGCGGTCCCTGGAGGTGGACTGGACGTCGCCGCTGCCGGTGTTCACCGGCCGCAACGCCCTGGCCGAGCCGCTGTCCCTGCAGGCCGCGGCCCACCTGGGCCCCTGGCTGCCGGTGGCCGTGGCCCAGCCGGGCAACAGGGTGGCCCGGGAGGAGGTGGCTCGCGGGGCGCTGCTGGCCGGCGTCGCGTTCGGGTCCACCGGCACCCACCTGTGCCACGCCCTGCAGTACCCGATCGGGGCGATGACCAAGACCCCGCACGGCCTGGGGACCGGACTGCTGCTGCCCTACGTGATGGACGCCGTCCGTCCGGTGGCCGCAGACCGGCTCGCTGCCCTGGGTGCGGCTCTGGAGGGCATCGCCCCGGCCGAGTCCTCCGCCGAACGCACCCGGGCCAGGGTCGCGGAGATGAACGTCGCGATCGGCGTCCCCGCCGACCTCGCCGCCATCGGGATCACCCGGGACCAGCTGCCCCGCATCGTCGAACTGGGCCTGCGTTCGGCCCGACTCCTGGCCATCGCCCCGGTGGACCCCACGCCCGAGCTCCTGCTCGACGTCCTCGAACACGCCTACGCAGGGAGCGCCTCGTGA